A region of Pyxidicoccus parkwaysis DNA encodes the following proteins:
- a CDS encoding C39 family peptidase translates to MALQLARNFPFVPQAVATSTNKGGGKKGDWLNIPHINQLRPEGANEGYVNGASFCGPAVVAMLARGANRNGGLSDARLIQELSAGLVSRNGTSPQDLTKMLARVNLPLGGPALSSSYTDAQLQQHLRQGDKLIAQVESVDPKTGKQSAHYILIRGMTPEGNYRISDPLARTQQEISPQKLHGLVRRAPPDGGVLIPVAPPGNVSKPSGGAGTLRQASLDAPGRRDGPMGIMARREARHDYELGIDYGGQKGGSTAVMAGGNARYELGSGINSFGHDGMRPGYYSQPVAPHRMSAADFANRLLWLKRKGDHKALDVLEALQASPFPRDRRVFDHVMRAELRQPGIGKKILGDPC, encoded by the coding sequence GTGGCCCTTCAACTCGCGCGCAACTTCCCCTTCGTGCCTCAGGCCGTTGCCACGAGCACGAACAAGGGGGGCGGGAAGAAGGGCGACTGGCTGAACATCCCGCACATCAACCAGCTCCGCCCGGAGGGGGCCAACGAGGGCTACGTCAACGGAGCCTCGTTCTGTGGTCCCGCCGTAGTGGCGATGCTGGCCCGGGGGGCCAACAGGAATGGTGGGCTGAGTGATGCCCGGCTCATCCAGGAGCTCTCCGCGGGCCTGGTGTCGCGGAACGGGACGTCGCCCCAGGACCTGACCAAGATGCTCGCGCGCGTCAACCTCCCCCTGGGAGGCCCGGCGCTGTCCAGCTCCTATACGGATGCTCAGTTGCAACAGCATCTGCGTCAGGGAGACAAGCTCATTGCCCAGGTGGAGTCGGTCGACCCGAAGACGGGCAAGCAGAGCGCGCACTACATCCTGATTCGCGGCATGACGCCCGAGGGCAACTACCGCATCTCGGATCCACTGGCCCGGACGCAGCAGGAGATTTCACCCCAGAAGCTCCATGGGCTCGTGCGCCGTGCGCCGCCCGATGGCGGGGTGCTCATCCCCGTGGCTCCGCCCGGCAATGTCTCCAAGCCCTCCGGCGGAGCCGGTACGCTCCGGCAAGCGAGCCTGGATGCACCGGGCCGAAGGGACGGCCCCATGGGAATCATGGCCCGCCGTGAGGCGCGCCACGACTACGAGCTCGGCATCGACTACGGCGGCCAGAAGGGCGGCTCCACGGCTGTCATGGCCGGTGGGAATGCGCGCTACGAGCTCGGGTCCGGCATCAACTCCTTCGGTCACGATGGGATGCGCCCTGGCTACTACAGCCAGCCGGTGGCTCCCCACCGCATGTCCGCGGCGGACTTCGCGAACCGGCTCCTGTGGCTCAAGCGGAAGGGGGATCACAAGGCGCTCGACGTGCTCGAGGCCCTCCAGGCCAGTCCCTTCCCTCGGGATCGGCGCGTCTTCGACCACGTCATGCGGGCCGAGCTGCGCCAGCCGGGCATCGGCAAGAAGATCCTCGGCGATCCCTGCTGA
- a CDS encoding VOC family protein, with the protein MQTARPFRILGVQQIAIGGADKGPLRKLWVDLLGLTPHGTYRSERENVDEDIVVAGAGPFKVEVDLMQPINPEGKPRVHETPLNHVGLWVDDLPGAVKWLEAQGLRFAPGGIRKGAAGFDICFVHPKGNDPFPFSGEGVLIELVQAPPEVIAAFDQLSAGGH; encoded by the coding sequence ATGCAGACCGCCAGGCCATTTCGCATCCTCGGAGTGCAGCAGATCGCCATCGGTGGGGCCGACAAGGGCCCGTTGCGCAAGCTCTGGGTGGACCTGTTGGGGCTGACGCCCCACGGCACCTACCGCAGCGAGCGCGAGAACGTGGACGAGGACATCGTCGTCGCGGGCGCAGGTCCCTTCAAGGTGGAGGTGGACTTGATGCAGCCCATCAACCCCGAGGGCAAGCCCCGCGTCCACGAGACGCCGCTGAACCACGTGGGCCTGTGGGTGGATGACCTGCCCGGCGCCGTGAAGTGGCTGGAGGCCCAGGGCCTTCGCTTCGCCCCGGGAGGCATCCGCAAGGGCGCCGCGGGCTTCGACATCTGCTTCGTCCACCCCAAGGGCAACGACCCGTTCCCCTTCAGCGGCGAGGGCGTGCTCATCGAATTGGTCCAGGCCCCCCCGGAGGTCATCGCGGCGTTCGACCAACTGTCCGCTGGCGGTCACTGA
- a CDS encoding vWA domain-containing protein, translated as MTPTSLKRRLSVWGSALIVTCTLPGCMSARAPDASTEVDTAYRPRTQTEASAAPREAAKPAARSVDFADDTVEGELLPPDSLSKGKEESRVARAPAPAPVSAASGAVMAEPMVAPMTPPPPPSTSVARREPPGKAKPQQPYADKKVMKDLDGQDEADRMSAERGNTFEAWKPNLFVETVKDPLSTFAADVDTASYTVARRYLVQGNLPPASAVRVEEFVNYFKYRYAPPETGAFTVHLEGAPSPFDSKRHFVRVGVQGKVISRSQRKPAHLVFLVDTSGSMNSQDKLPLAKEAIKIAVKNLNENDTVAIVTYAGSTKDVLPPTPATDVKKIQDALDSLQSGGGTAMGSGMELAYKHAVKKASGSVVSRVVVLTDGDANIGPNLTPQSMLENIQKYVAEGVTLTTVGFGMGNYRDDMMEKLADKGNGNSFYVDSYKEAKKVFETQLTGTLEVIAKDVKLQVEFNPVAVRRYRLLGYENRDVADNDFRNDKVDAGEIGAGHNVTAVYEVELTGDTKEALATVRVRAKAPNGTEASEQAFPFQRSMMRQSLEAASPDFRFAVAVASTADILRGNPAAEGWSLTTAQKLAEGATAGDADRNEFVRLVTQARALMGASARGN; from the coding sequence ATGACGCCGACCTCGCTGAAGCGCCGCCTGTCCGTGTGGGGAAGTGCTCTTATCGTCACCTGCACGCTGCCCGGCTGCATGAGCGCCCGGGCCCCCGACGCGAGCACCGAGGTGGACACCGCCTATCGTCCCCGCACGCAGACCGAGGCCTCGGCGGCCCCTCGTGAGGCCGCGAAGCCCGCGGCCAGGTCGGTGGACTTCGCGGATGACACCGTCGAAGGCGAGCTGCTGCCCCCCGATTCCCTGAGCAAGGGCAAGGAAGAGTCCCGCGTTGCCCGCGCGCCCGCTCCGGCGCCTGTCTCCGCTGCGTCCGGCGCCGTCATGGCCGAGCCCATGGTCGCGCCCATGACGCCCCCTCCCCCGCCCTCCACGTCCGTGGCGCGCCGCGAGCCCCCCGGGAAGGCGAAGCCCCAGCAGCCGTACGCGGACAAGAAGGTGATGAAGGACCTGGACGGCCAGGACGAGGCAGACCGCATGTCCGCCGAGCGTGGCAACACGTTCGAGGCGTGGAAGCCCAACCTCTTCGTGGAGACGGTGAAGGACCCGCTGTCCACCTTCGCGGCGGACGTGGACACCGCCTCGTACACCGTGGCGCGCCGCTACCTCGTCCAGGGCAACCTGCCGCCGGCCTCCGCTGTTCGCGTGGAGGAGTTCGTCAACTACTTCAAGTATCGCTACGCGCCGCCCGAGACGGGGGCCTTCACCGTCCACCTGGAGGGTGCGCCGTCGCCGTTCGACTCCAAGCGCCACTTCGTGCGCGTGGGCGTGCAGGGCAAGGTCATCTCGCGCTCGCAGCGCAAGCCGGCGCACCTGGTGTTCCTCGTGGACACGAGCGGCTCGATGAACTCTCAGGACAAGCTGCCGCTCGCGAAGGAGGCCATCAAGATCGCGGTGAAGAACCTGAACGAGAACGACACGGTGGCCATCGTCACCTACGCGGGCTCGACGAAGGACGTGCTGCCGCCGACGCCGGCCACGGACGTGAAGAAGATTCAGGACGCGCTCGACTCGCTCCAGTCCGGCGGTGGCACGGCGATGGGCTCGGGCATGGAGCTGGCGTACAAGCATGCGGTGAAGAAGGCCTCGGGCAGCGTGGTGTCGCGCGTGGTGGTGCTCACGGATGGCGATGCCAACATCGGCCCCAACCTGACGCCGCAGTCCATGCTGGAGAACATCCAGAAGTACGTGGCCGAGGGCGTCACGCTCACCACGGTGGGCTTCGGCATGGGCAACTACCGCGACGACATGATGGAGAAGCTCGCGGACAAGGGCAATGGCAACAGCTTCTACGTGGACAGCTACAAGGAAGCGAAGAAGGTCTTCGAGACGCAGCTCACGGGCACGCTCGAGGTCATCGCCAAGGACGTGAAGCTCCAGGTGGAGTTCAACCCGGTGGCCGTGCGTCGCTACCGGCTGCTCGGGTATGAGAACCGCGACGTGGCGGACAATGATTTCCGCAACGACAAGGTGGACGCGGGAGAGATTGGCGCGGGCCACAACGTCACCGCGGTGTATGAGGTTGAATTGACGGGGGACACGAAGGAGGCGCTGGCCACGGTGCGCGTGCGCGCCAAGGCGCCGAATGGCACCGAGGCCTCCGAGCAGGCCTTCCCCTTCCAGCGCTCCATGATGCGCCAGTCGTTGGAGGCCGCGTCGCCGGACTTCCGCTTCGCCGTGGCCGTGGCGTCCACCGCGGACATCCTCCGAGGGAATCCGGCCGCGGAGGGCTGGAGCCTGACCACCGCGCAGAAGCTCGCGGAGGGTGCCACGGCGGGCGATGCGGACCGGAATGAGTTCGTGCGGCTGGTCACGCAGGCCCGTGCACTGATGGGGGCGTCGGCTCGGGGGAACTGA
- a CDS encoding toll/interleukin-1 receptor domain-containing protein, which translates to MSDAVQPERAFISYASGDRSRVLPILDDLRALGTSSWLDIREVRAGDRLTATLFNNIEKCASVVVMLTKASAGSEWVKREVAHALAVAERGHALRIIPCRIEACEPLASLNDFVFADFTTSYASGMRELLGGLFRNREVVNCRIDPTQPLQLLEAELRPALAHALAAREGIPELIFHLDATDLRTELRSMGNPYSGMLASLPRAQADYLLAEVASNHDQAPLLLRNLPVALGTVAREVFSAWQRRPGLEEMLVAVLQATAWLVLYDYWRIVRGLVGRDFTRLKTVQGEVLQHVFDDPAAQNHIDAGASMTLFRCAFEELRELGLKGRAPVADGRLWVPDVGIPSDTLEHMRHHLHPIPPSSEILDFPWLLYFVPGLARSHVWNCSHAGLRLADNADRFSVSKQDYAHMGPT; encoded by the coding sequence ATGTCCGATGCCGTCCAGCCCGAGCGTGCCTTCATCTCCTATGCCTCGGGAGATCGCAGCCGTGTGCTCCCTATCCTCGATGACCTCCGTGCCCTGGGAACGTCCTCCTGGCTCGACATCCGCGAGGTCCGCGCAGGCGACCGGCTCACGGCAACTCTCTTCAACAACATCGAGAAGTGCGCGTCAGTCGTGGTCATGCTCACCAAGGCGAGCGCGGGCAGCGAATGGGTGAAGCGCGAGGTGGCACATGCCCTCGCGGTCGCGGAGCGTGGCCATGCGCTGCGTATCATCCCGTGCCGAATCGAGGCGTGCGAGCCCCTCGCCTCGCTGAACGACTTCGTCTTCGCCGACTTCACCACCAGCTACGCGTCCGGCATGCGGGAGCTCCTCGGTGGCCTCTTTCGAAACCGCGAGGTCGTGAACTGCCGGATCGACCCCACCCAGCCCCTGCAGTTGCTGGAAGCGGAGCTGCGCCCCGCCCTGGCCCATGCGCTGGCGGCGCGTGAAGGAATCCCGGAGCTCATCTTCCACCTCGACGCCACCGACCTGCGTACGGAGCTGAGGTCCATGGGGAATCCATACTCCGGAATGCTGGCCAGTCTCCCGCGCGCCCAGGCTGACTATCTGCTGGCAGAGGTTGCGAGTAACCACGACCAGGCGCCCCTGCTTCTGAGAAACCTGCCCGTCGCGCTCGGCACCGTTGCACGAGAGGTCTTCTCTGCATGGCAGCGTCGGCCAGGCCTGGAGGAGATGCTCGTCGCGGTGCTTCAAGCCACTGCCTGGCTCGTCCTCTACGACTACTGGCGCATCGTCCGCGGGCTCGTTGGTCGTGACTTCACCCGGCTCAAGACGGTCCAGGGCGAGGTGCTCCAGCACGTCTTCGACGACCCGGCGGCCCAGAACCACATCGACGCAGGCGCGTCGATGACGCTCTTCCGCTGCGCCTTCGAGGAGCTTCGCGAGCTTGGATTGAAGGGGCGCGCCCCTGTAGCGGATGGCCGTCTCTGGGTGCCTGACGTCGGCATTCCAAGCGACACACTGGAGCACATGCGGCATCACCTCCACCCCATTCCGCCCTCCAGCGAGATCCTCGACTTTCCCTGGCTGCTCTACTTTGTTCCCGGCCTTGCCCGTTCACACGTATGGAACTGCTCCCATGCGGGACTGCGACTGGCGGACAATGCCGACCGATTCTCCGTCAGCAAGCAGGACTACGCTCACATGGGCCCGACGTGA
- a CDS encoding toll/interleukin-1 receptor domain-containing protein — MPGIKLQKRDEDFFVSYGHADLARVATLVDLLKRVCGLRIWFDGADGNAALRSTDLLAGAIRNSRGALFCLSNAWKQSTWCRNEYEVSLSEQRMHDGFEIVCLRLDDVDLPGWFNVAEIVDFRQSGAAQVARLLRSLSSDVPHRFDNDEDVYLAVPWSRPSNLMREDALPVLRDAGWRLVGDAPNLKYLGERRIEAIQRTTRGVVALLPHVPEQPEGATSPFILDEARLALRIGKPLLLLAEPGVNVPGDLLIGASRGSAVTLEPGAKGRAELAEVLSAFDEELQHKPHGDTGAFVFFAGSLRGDPAETDDIVSVVERASNMRCVRGERLAGDNVQTAIIDRIRRAAVMIADVSDDNRNTLIEAGIAMGSGTRLKLICREPPAGAPLKKRFMFEGQEYFWYRSAEERLALCYYFARQFRRRVYVVR; from the coding sequence ATGCCAGGCATCAAGCTGCAGAAGCGCGACGAAGACTTCTTCGTCAGCTACGGCCACGCGGATCTCGCCCGGGTCGCGACGCTCGTCGACCTGCTCAAGCGCGTCTGCGGGCTTCGAATCTGGTTCGACGGTGCCGACGGCAACGCCGCGCTGCGGTCGACCGATCTGCTCGCGGGGGCAATACGCAATTCACGCGGCGCCCTGTTCTGCCTGTCCAATGCGTGGAAGCAGTCGACCTGGTGCAGGAACGAGTACGAAGTCTCCTTGTCCGAGCAGCGCATGCACGACGGGTTCGAAATCGTCTGTCTGCGGCTGGATGATGTCGACCTGCCGGGCTGGTTCAACGTGGCGGAGATCGTGGATTTCCGCCAGAGCGGCGCGGCGCAGGTCGCGCGGCTGTTGCGCTCGCTGTCCTCGGACGTGCCCCATCGCTTTGATAATGACGAGGACGTCTACCTCGCAGTGCCGTGGAGCCGCCCGTCGAATTTGATGCGCGAGGATGCCCTGCCGGTGCTGCGCGACGCGGGCTGGCGCCTGGTGGGCGACGCACCGAACCTGAAGTACCTCGGTGAACGGCGCATCGAAGCCATTCAACGCACTACACGCGGCGTGGTGGCGTTGCTGCCACATGTCCCGGAGCAGCCCGAGGGCGCCACCTCGCCCTTCATCCTCGACGAGGCGCGCCTGGCGCTGCGCATCGGCAAACCGCTGCTGCTGCTGGCCGAGCCTGGCGTCAACGTGCCGGGAGACCTGCTGATCGGAGCTTCTCGCGGATCGGCTGTCACGCTCGAGCCGGGCGCGAAAGGCCGCGCGGAGCTGGCCGAAGTGCTCAGCGCATTCGACGAGGAGCTCCAGCACAAGCCCCATGGCGACACAGGCGCATTCGTCTTCTTCGCTGGCTCGCTGCGCGGCGACCCGGCAGAGACGGACGACATCGTGTCGGTGGTCGAGCGGGCGAGCAACATGCGCTGCGTGCGGGGCGAGCGCCTCGCGGGCGACAACGTGCAGACCGCAATCATCGACCGGATCCGGCGTGCCGCGGTGATGATCGCAGACGTCTCGGACGACAATCGCAATACGTTGATTGAGGCCGGCATCGCGATGGGCAGCGGTACGCGCCTGAAGCTGATTTGCCGCGAACCACCGGCCGGGGCGCCGCTGAAGAAGCGCTTCATGTTCGAGGGGCAGGAGTACTTCTGGTACCGCAGCGCCGAGGAGCGGCTTGCGCTGTGCTACTACTTCGCGCGGCAGTTCCGCCGCCGTGTCTATGTCGTCCGCTGA